A single genomic interval of Streptomyces showdoensis harbors:
- a CDS encoding PhzF family phenazine biosynthesis protein: MNTTVTDIDVLRVFCAGDGRHGNALGVVRDGRGHPDEASRQALAKELGFSETVFVDDPERGIVDIYTPGLRLPFAGHPLVGAAWLLDLEVVHPPAGEVWVRGDGEFTWIEARAEWAPPRTLKRYASAAEVDALEVPEPGEWIYAWAWEDEAAGRIRARAFPGRGDGIDEDEATGAAALLLTAELGRALNITQGRGSQLLTAPGPDGIVELGGRVRLERTLTL; this comes from the coding sequence ATGAACACGACGGTCACTGACATCGACGTCCTGCGGGTCTTCTGTGCGGGCGACGGCCGGCACGGCAACGCCCTCGGCGTCGTACGGGACGGGCGCGGCCACCCCGACGAGGCGTCCCGGCAGGCACTCGCCAAGGAACTCGGCTTCAGCGAGACCGTGTTCGTGGACGACCCCGAGCGCGGCATCGTGGACATCTACACCCCGGGGCTGCGGCTGCCCTTCGCCGGGCACCCGCTCGTCGGCGCGGCCTGGCTGCTCGACCTGGAGGTCGTCCACCCGCCGGCCGGGGAGGTGTGGGTGCGCGGCGACGGCGAGTTCACCTGGATCGAGGCCCGCGCCGAATGGGCGCCGCCGCGCACGCTGAAGCGGTACGCCTCGGCCGCCGAGGTCGACGCCCTGGAGGTCCCGGAGCCGGGGGAGTGGATCTACGCATGGGCCTGGGAGGACGAGGCCGCCGGGCGGATCCGCGCGCGGGCCTTCCCGGGGCGCGGCGACGGCATCGACGAGGACGAGGCGACGGGCGCGGCGGCGCTGCTGCTCACCGCGGAGCTCGGCCGGGCGCTGAACATCACGCAGGGGCGGGGCTCGCAGCTGCTCACCGCCCCCGGCCCGGACGGCATCGTGGAACTGGGCGGACGCGTCCGCCTGGAACGGACGCTCACCCTCTGA
- a CDS encoding heme oxygenase (biliverdin-producing): protein MDTPFSTLIRTASHEQHTEAESSTFMSDLLGGRLAVDAYTRYTEQLWFVYRALEEGAEALKADPVAGPFIQPELFRTAALEQDLAHLRGPGWRAGLTALPATEAYAARVAECARDWPAGYVAHHYTRYLGDLSGGQIIRDKAERTWGFARKGDGVRFYVFDAIGNPAAFKRGYRELLDAVNADDLEKQRIVDECKRAFDFNGAVFRELAGEFPLSAA from the coding sequence TTGGACACGCCCTTCTCGACGCTCATCCGCACCGCCTCGCACGAGCAGCACACGGAAGCCGAGTCGTCGACGTTCATGAGCGACCTCCTGGGCGGACGCCTGGCCGTGGACGCCTACACGCGCTACACGGAGCAGCTCTGGTTCGTGTACCGCGCCCTGGAGGAGGGCGCGGAGGCCCTGAAGGCCGATCCGGTCGCCGGGCCCTTCATACAGCCGGAGCTGTTCCGCACGGCCGCCCTGGAACAGGACCTCGCCCACCTGCGGGGTCCCGGCTGGCGCGCCGGGCTCACCGCGCTGCCGGCCACCGAGGCGTACGCGGCGCGGGTCGCGGAGTGCGCCCGCGACTGGCCCGCCGGCTACGTGGCGCACCACTACACCCGCTACCTGGGCGACCTGTCGGGCGGCCAGATCATCCGCGACAAGGCCGAGCGGACCTGGGGCTTCGCCCGCAAGGGCGACGGCGTGCGGTTCTACGTGTTCGACGCCATCGGCAACCCCGCCGCCTTCAAGCGGGGGTACCGGGAGCTGCTCGACGCCGTGAACGCGGACGACCTGGAGAAGCAGCGGATCGTCGACGAGTGCAAGCGCGCCTTCGACTTCAACGGGGCGGTGTTCCGCGAGCTGGCGGGCGAGTTCCCGCTCAGCGCCGCCTGA
- the npdG gene encoding NADPH-dependent F420 reductase, translating into MTSSTSAGGPASESAPARAPKDPWDLPDVSGLVVGVLGGTGDQGRGLAYRLAKAGQKVIIGSRAADRARAAADELGLGVEGADNAECARRSDIVIVAVPWDGHAKTLEALRGELAGKLVVDCVNPLGFDKQGAYALKPEEGSAAEQAAVLLPDARVTAAFHHLSAVLLQDASIDEIDTDVMVLGEVRADVEIVQALAGRIPGMRGVFAGRLRNAHQVESLVANLISVNRRYKAHAGLRVTDV; encoded by the coding sequence ATGACTTCCTCGACCTCCGCCGGCGGCCCCGCGTCCGAGTCCGCCCCCGCCCGCGCCCCCAAGGACCCCTGGGACCTCCCCGACGTCTCCGGCCTCGTCGTCGGCGTCCTCGGCGGCACCGGCGACCAGGGCCGCGGCCTCGCCTACCGGCTCGCCAAGGCCGGCCAGAAGGTGATCATCGGCTCGCGGGCCGCCGACCGCGCCCGGGCCGCGGCCGACGAGCTCGGCCTCGGCGTCGAGGGCGCCGACAACGCCGAGTGCGCCCGGCGCAGCGACATCGTCATCGTGGCCGTGCCGTGGGACGGCCACGCGAAGACCCTGGAGGCGCTGCGCGGGGAGCTGGCCGGCAAGCTCGTCGTCGACTGCGTCAACCCGCTCGGCTTCGACAAGCAGGGCGCCTACGCCCTCAAGCCGGAGGAGGGCTCCGCCGCCGAGCAGGCCGCCGTCCTGCTGCCCGACGCGCGCGTCACCGCCGCCTTCCACCACCTGTCGGCCGTGCTGCTCCAGGACGCCTCGATCGACGAGATCGACACCGACGTCATGGTCCTCGGCGAGGTCCGCGCCGACGTCGAGATCGTCCAGGCGCTGGCCGGGCGCATCCCCGGCATGCGCGGCGTCTTCGCCGGGCGGCTGCGCAACGCCCACCAGGTCGAGTCGCTGGTCGCCAACCTCATCTCGGTGAACCGCCGGTACAAGGCACACGCGGGCCTGCGCGTCACCGACGTCTGA
- the map gene encoding type I methionyl aminopeptidase, which produces MSGQSLLVPGELSPHRSVPGSIRRPEYVGKPAPTPYSGPEVQDSDTIERMRIAGRIAAQAMEEAAKHIAPGVTTDELDRVAHEFMCDHGAYPSTLGYRGFPKSLCSSVNEVICHGIPDSTVLKDGDIVNLDVTAYINGVHGDNNATYLCGDVDEESRLLVERTRESLNRAIKAVKPGRQVNIIGRVIESYAKRFGYGVVRDFTGHGINSSFHSGLIIPHYDSPHHTTVIQPGMTFTIEPMLTLGTHDYDMWDDGWTVVTKDRKRTAQFEHTLVVTENGAEILTLP; this is translated from the coding sequence ATGTCTGGCCAGTCGCTTCTCGTACCGGGGGAGCTCTCCCCCCACCGTTCCGTTCCGGGGTCCATCCGCCGCCCCGAGTACGTCGGAAAGCCCGCCCCGACCCCGTACTCCGGGCCCGAGGTGCAGGACTCCGACACCATCGAGCGGATGCGGATCGCCGGCCGCATCGCCGCCCAGGCTATGGAGGAGGCCGCCAAGCACATCGCTCCGGGGGTGACCACGGACGAGCTGGACCGGGTCGCGCACGAGTTCATGTGCGACCACGGGGCCTATCCGTCGACGCTGGGCTACCGCGGCTTCCCGAAGTCGCTGTGCTCGTCGGTCAACGAGGTCATCTGCCACGGCATCCCCGACTCGACCGTCCTGAAGGACGGCGACATCGTGAACCTGGACGTGACCGCGTACATCAACGGCGTCCACGGCGACAACAACGCCACCTACCTGTGCGGCGACGTCGACGAGGAGTCGCGGCTGCTCGTCGAGCGGACCCGCGAGTCCCTGAACCGGGCCATCAAGGCGGTCAAGCCGGGCCGCCAGGTCAACATCATCGGCCGGGTCATCGAGTCGTACGCCAAGCGCTTCGGCTACGGCGTCGTCCGCGACTTCACGGGGCACGGCATCAACTCGTCGTTCCATTCCGGGCTGATCATTCCGCACTACGACTCGCCGCACCACACCACGGTCATCCAGCCCGGCATGACGTTCACGATCGAGCCGATGCTCACCCTGGGCACCCACGACTACGACATGTGGGACGACGGCTGGACCGTGGTGACCAAGGACCGGAAGCGGACCGCCCAGTTCGAGCACACGCTCGTGGTGACCGAGAACGGGGCCGAGATCCTTACGTTGCCCTGA
- a CDS encoding site-2 protease family protein: protein MSSTTHRRHERRISPVFLAILAVMGVTGWAVWTDFAASVGLAVFLFVTSAWVVSLCLHEYAHARTALHGGDITVGAKGYLTLNPLAYTHAVLSVVLPVLFVIMGGIGLPGGAVFIERDRVRGRWKHSLISAAGPLANVLFAIVCTAPFWLGALDGVPRAFQYALAFLAFLQVTAALLNFLPVPGLDGYGVVEPWLSYRVKRQIEPYAPYGFFVVIALLFVPAINGAFFDGVDALMRTLGVPELSRYCGSQLFRFWESAPEFCAV from the coding sequence ATGAGCTCGACCACCCACCGCCGGCACGAGCGGAGGATCAGCCCGGTCTTCCTGGCGATCCTCGCCGTGATGGGCGTCACCGGCTGGGCCGTGTGGACGGACTTCGCCGCCTCGGTCGGCCTCGCGGTCTTCCTCTTCGTGACCTCGGCGTGGGTCGTCTCGCTCTGTCTCCACGAGTACGCGCACGCCCGCACCGCGCTGCACGGCGGCGACATCACGGTCGGCGCGAAGGGCTATCTGACCCTGAACCCGCTCGCGTACACGCACGCCGTGCTGAGCGTCGTGCTGCCGGTGCTCTTCGTCATCATGGGCGGCATCGGTCTGCCGGGCGGCGCGGTCTTCATCGAGCGGGACCGGGTCCGGGGCCGCTGGAAGCACAGCCTGATCTCCGCGGCGGGCCCGCTGGCCAACGTGCTGTTCGCGATCGTCTGCACGGCGCCGTTCTGGCTGGGCGCGCTCGACGGCGTACCGCGCGCCTTCCAGTACGCGCTCGCCTTCCTGGCGTTCCTCCAGGTGACGGCGGCGCTGCTGAACTTCCTGCCGGTGCCGGGGCTCGACGGCTACGGGGTGGTCGAGCCCTGGCTGTCGTACCGCGTCAAGCGCCAGATCGAGCCGTACGCGCCGTACGGCTTCTTCGTCGTGATCGCGCTGCTGTTCGTCCCGGCGATCAACGGGGCGTTCTTCGACGGGGTCGACGCGCTGATGCGGACGCTCGGTGTCCCGGAGCTGTCCCGCTACTGCGGCTCCCAGCTGTTCCGGTTCTGGGAGTCGGCGCCCGAGTTCTGCGCGGTGTAG
- a CDS encoding MFS transporter, translated as MTRLLRLLPDLAPWRSSRDFRLLWAQGLVAYFASFMALIALPLQIKDLTGSPLAVGAMGAVELVPLIVFGLYGGALADAVDRRKVIVATEAGLALLALVLFLNALLPQPLLWPLYVVAAGVSALAGLQRPALDSLMARIVPHEQQTAAAALNSLRWQLGSIAGPALAGLVVAYAGHAPAYAVGVAGFVLSVLLCRRLSPAPPARDADKPSLRGIAEGARYAWSRPVLLGTYAIDLAAMLFAFPNTIFPFLADELDAEWSLGLMYAAGSVGSLVLGLTSGWTSKVRRHGVLVVAGATGWGLAIAAAGWFSNVWLVLLCLAFAGAGDMLSGLGRSTIWNQTIPEELRGRLAGIEVLSYSVGPQLGQVRAGAMAGWTGTRAAVWSGGVACVASVGLLCLALPKLLAYDSGTDEDALARKAAAAV; from the coding sequence GTGACACGTCTGCTCCGCCTCCTTCCCGACCTCGCGCCCTGGCGCTCCTCCCGTGACTTCCGGCTCCTGTGGGCGCAGGGGCTCGTGGCCTACTTCGCGAGCTTCATGGCGCTGATCGCGCTGCCGCTGCAGATCAAGGACCTCACGGGCTCGCCCCTCGCGGTGGGCGCGATGGGCGCGGTGGAGCTGGTGCCGCTGATCGTCTTCGGGCTGTACGGCGGGGCGCTCGCCGACGCCGTCGACCGGCGCAAGGTGATCGTGGCGACGGAGGCGGGCCTCGCGCTGCTGGCGCTCGTCCTGTTCCTGAACGCCCTGCTGCCGCAGCCGCTGCTCTGGCCGCTGTACGTCGTCGCGGCCGGGGTCTCCGCCCTGGCCGGGCTGCAGCGGCCCGCCCTCGACTCGCTGATGGCCCGGATCGTGCCGCACGAGCAGCAGACGGCCGCGGCCGCCCTGAACTCGCTGCGCTGGCAGCTGGGGTCCATCGCCGGTCCGGCGCTCGCGGGTCTGGTCGTCGCCTACGCGGGCCACGCCCCCGCCTACGCGGTCGGGGTGGCCGGGTTCGTGCTGTCGGTGCTGCTGTGCCGGCGCCTGTCGCCCGCGCCCCCGGCGCGGGACGCGGACAAGCCGTCGCTGCGCGGGATCGCGGAGGGCGCGCGGTACGCGTGGTCGCGGCCGGTGCTGCTGGGCACGTACGCGATCGACCTCGCGGCGATGCTCTTCGCCTTCCCCAACACGATCTTCCCGTTCCTCGCGGACGAGCTGGACGCGGAGTGGTCGCTGGGCCTGATGTACGCGGCGGGTTCGGTCGGCTCGCTGGTCCTGGGGCTCACCAGCGGGTGGACGTCGAAGGTGCGGCGGCACGGCGTGCTCGTGGTGGCCGGCGCGACGGGCTGGGGCCTGGCGATCGCGGCGGCGGGCTGGTTCTCGAACGTCTGGCTGGTGCTGCTGTGCCTGGCGTTCGCGGGCGCCGGCGACATGCTGAGCGGGCTCGGCCGGTCCACGATCTGGAACCAGACGATCCCGGAGGAGCTGCGCGGGCGCCTCGCGGGCATCGAGGTCCTCTCGTACAGCGTGGGCCCGCAGCTGGGCCAGGTCCGGGCGGGTGCGATGGCCGGCTGGACGGGCACCCGCGCGGCGGTCTGGTCGGGCGGCGTCGCCTGCGTGGCCTCGGTCGGCCTGCTCTGTCTGGCCCTGCCGAAGCTGCTCGCGTACGACTCCGGGACCGACGAGGACGCGCTGGCCCGCAAGGCGGCGGCCGCCGTCTAG
- a CDS encoding HtaA domain-containing protein: MATPLSLRTVTRAAALATVVALGTGALALPAVAADAAPPVPLKNGTLDWGIKESFRSYLAKPFAKGRTTVDGGARQAPDHGIFTFVDGSGTYDTGSHATANSFKGGVRFEAHDGALDIRISDVRLSTKGAAAPTGEITADVVAKEKDGTFTTRDDIPFAALDMTGVRPGGGTGGAMVFTGIPAKLTKEGAAAFAGFYKEGEVLDPATLTVTPGGTGPTTPTTPTTPTKPPTQQPTPTPGTGTTPPAKPDPKPTATSTPTKPAVTPTTAPDPAGVRSGRLSWGVKESWRKYVTTTCGGTVTPSGGATSNGSAYAFAFGRATLDSTARTADAAFGGSLRFACAGHGIDWTVGDVKVKANGTKGTLVADVTTAKGTRNDVAFAELDLSRADWRAKNGVVTLAALPAKLTKDGAATFAGPNGEAFYTAGTAIDPVTVSLATAKGAGLPTTTGGGSAGGGTGGTGGTVGGSAALAATGADAPTGPLLAAAGLAAAAGAGVVIAVRRRAAGS; the protein is encoded by the coding sequence ATGGCCACCCCCCTGAGCCTCCGCACCGTCACCAGGGCCGCCGCCCTCGCCACCGTCGTGGCCCTCGGCACCGGCGCCCTCGCCCTCCCCGCCGTCGCGGCCGACGCGGCGCCCCCCGTCCCGCTGAAGAACGGCACCCTCGACTGGGGCATCAAGGAGTCCTTCCGCTCCTACCTGGCCAAGCCCTTCGCCAAGGGCCGCACCACGGTCGACGGCGGCGCCCGGCAGGCCCCGGACCACGGGATCTTCACCTTCGTCGACGGCTCCGGCACGTACGACACCGGCAGCCACGCCACCGCCAACTCCTTCAAGGGCGGCGTCCGCTTCGAGGCCCACGACGGCGCCCTCGACATCCGGATCTCGGACGTGCGCCTGTCGACCAAGGGCGCCGCCGCGCCGACCGGCGAGATCACCGCCGACGTCGTCGCCAAGGAGAAGGACGGCACCTTCACCACCCGCGACGACATCCCCTTCGCCGCGCTCGACATGACCGGCGTCCGGCCGGGCGGCGGCACCGGCGGCGCCATGGTCTTCACGGGCATACCGGCCAAGCTCACCAAGGAGGGTGCCGCCGCCTTCGCGGGCTTCTACAAGGAGGGCGAGGTCCTCGACCCCGCCACCCTCACCGTGACGCCGGGCGGCACCGGGCCGACCACCCCGACCACCCCGACCACCCCGACCAAGCCCCCGACCCAGCAGCCCACCCCCACGCCCGGCACCGGCACCACCCCGCCGGCGAAGCCGGACCCGAAGCCCACGGCCACCTCCACGCCGACGAAGCCGGCCGTCACCCCCACCACCGCCCCGGACCCGGCCGGAGTCCGGAGCGGGCGGCTCAGCTGGGGCGTGAAGGAGTCCTGGCGGAAGTACGTCACGACCACCTGCGGCGGCACGGTCACCCCGTCCGGGGGCGCCACGTCCAACGGCTCCGCCTACGCCTTCGCCTTCGGCCGGGCCACCCTCGACTCCACGGCCCGCACCGCCGACGCGGCCTTCGGCGGCAGCCTCCGCTTCGCCTGCGCGGGGCACGGCATCGACTGGACCGTCGGCGACGTGAAGGTGAAGGCGAACGGCACGAAGGGCACCCTCGTCGCCGACGTCACCACCGCCAAGGGCACCCGGAACGACGTGGCCTTCGCCGAACTCGACCTGAGCAGGGCGGACTGGAGGGCGAAGAACGGCGTCGTCACCCTCGCCGCGCTCCCGGCCAAGCTGACCAAGGACGGCGCGGCCACCTTCGCGGGCCCGAACGGCGAGGCCTTCTACACCGCGGGCACCGCCATCGACCCGGTCACCGTGAGCCTGGCCACGGCCAAGGGCGCCGGCCTGCCGACGACGACGGGCGGCGGCAGCGCGGGCGGCGGCACGGGGGGTACGGGCGGCACCGTGGGCGGTTCGGCCGCCCTCGCGGCGACCGGCGCGGACGCCCCCACCGGCCCCCTCCTGGCCGCCGCCGGCCTCGCCGCCGCGGCCGGGGCGGGCGTCGTGATCGCCGTCCGCCGCCGGGCGGCCGGATCCTGA
- a CDS encoding RNA polymerase sigma factor: MRRMGPSLGRVPDEALLSGLTTGDQEIAVAFVRRFQRTVFGVALAVVGDPQLAEDIAQQTFERAWRHAQVYDPRRGSVRTWLTTIAHNLAIDAVRARRASPVAPEDLEALLGAVTDTPERHAEAEEGSERVRRAVSTLPREQARALVMAGIYGMTAREVAAFESVPLGTAKTRIRAGTAKLRAVLEREEER; encoded by the coding sequence ATGCGGCGCATGGGCCCGTCCCTCGGGCGGGTACCCGACGAGGCACTGCTCTCCGGTCTGACCACGGGCGACCAGGAGATCGCGGTGGCCTTCGTGCGCCGTTTCCAGCGGACCGTCTTCGGGGTGGCCCTCGCCGTCGTCGGCGACCCCCAGCTGGCCGAGGACATCGCCCAGCAGACCTTCGAGCGGGCCTGGCGGCACGCCCAGGTGTACGACCCGCGGCGCGGCTCGGTGCGGACCTGGCTGACGACCATCGCGCACAACCTGGCGATCGACGCCGTACGGGCCCGGCGGGCCAGTCCCGTCGCCCCCGAGGACCTGGAGGCGCTGCTCGGCGCCGTGACGGACACGCCCGAGCGGCACGCGGAGGCCGAGGAGGGCTCGGAACGGGTCCGCAGGGCGGTTTCGACGCTGCCGCGCGAGCAGGCGCGGGCGCTGGTGATGGCCGGGATCTACGGGATGACGGCGCGGGAGGTCGCCGCGTTCGAGTCCGTACCGCTGGGCACCGCCAAGACCCGGATCAGGGCGGGGACGGCGAAGCTGCGGGCGGTCCTGGAGCGGGAGGAGGAGCGGTGA
- a CDS encoding HtaA domain-containing protein, whose amino-acid sequence MPPFSRPGRASAVTLVATLLAVLLPAAAARADSRTVQGGRLDWGIKSSFQGYVTGPVAQGSWSLTGGAATVGSGQFRFHSAQGSYDPSTGAFEAAFSGGVRFLGHREAGGGNALDLTVSRPRVRVRDGRGTLYADMASKAKGSGVLTTRSRVPLATLDLSGIDMRGGGSPLALTGVPATLTAQGATAFAGYYPAGTPLDPVALSVDVLEAAGGQASKPAPSAPTRAPEAERPAGGFREAAVDWGVRRTFREYVTGAVARGRWALTGGAQDGGALFRFPAGRGTYDPEKRTLDAVFAGSVRFTGAHLDLTLGAVTVEVADGRGTLSADVTSAGRPPEKAVPLVTFAAGGLRPENGLATVAEAPATLTEGGARAFGGMYRAGTAMDPVSLAVAVDATAELPPLPDLGEDAKPASPAPASTSAPAPAPARASDSAPAPTVWIALGAGVVLAAAVALGAALRKRRPRTTD is encoded by the coding sequence ATGCCGCCGTTCTCCAGACCCGGCCGCGCATCCGCCGTGACGCTCGTCGCGACGCTGCTCGCCGTCCTCCTCCCGGCCGCCGCCGCCCGCGCGGACAGCCGGACCGTGCAGGGCGGCCGGCTCGACTGGGGCATCAAATCCTCCTTCCAGGGTTACGTCACCGGGCCCGTGGCCCAAGGGAGTTGGAGCCTCACCGGCGGCGCCGCCACGGTCGGCTCCGGACAGTTCCGCTTCCACTCCGCGCAGGGTTCCTACGACCCCTCGACCGGCGCCTTCGAGGCCGCCTTCAGCGGCGGGGTGCGCTTCCTCGGCCACCGCGAGGCCGGCGGCGGGAACGCCCTCGACCTCACCGTCAGCCGCCCCCGGGTCCGCGTCCGCGACGGACGGGGCACCCTCTACGCGGACATGGCGAGCAAGGCCAAGGGCAGTGGCGTCCTGACCACCCGCAGCCGCGTCCCGCTCGCCACGCTCGACCTCTCCGGCATCGACATGCGCGGCGGCGGCAGCCCGCTCGCCCTCACCGGCGTGCCCGCCACCCTCACCGCGCAGGGCGCCACCGCCTTCGCCGGCTACTACCCGGCGGGCACCCCGCTCGACCCGGTCGCCCTCTCCGTCGACGTCCTCGAGGCGGCCGGCGGACAGGCCTCGAAGCCGGCCCCGTCCGCCCCCACCCGGGCGCCCGAGGCGGAACGGCCCGCGGGCGGCTTCCGGGAGGCCGCCGTCGACTGGGGCGTGCGCCGCACCTTCCGCGAGTACGTCACCGGGGCCGTCGCCCGGGGCCGCTGGGCGCTGACCGGCGGTGCCCAGGACGGCGGCGCGCTCTTCCGCTTCCCGGCGGGCAGGGGCACGTACGACCCGGAGAAGCGCACCCTCGACGCCGTCTTCGCGGGCAGCGTCCGCTTCACCGGCGCCCACCTCGACCTCACGCTCGGCGCCGTCACCGTCGAGGTCGCCGACGGCCGCGGCACCCTCAGCGCCGATGTCACCAGTGCCGGGAGACCGCCCGAGAAGGCCGTCCCGCTCGTCACCTTCGCCGCCGGCGGCCTCCGGCCCGAGAACGGCCTCGCCACCGTCGCCGAGGCCCCGGCCACCCTCACCGAGGGCGGCGCCAGGGCGTTCGGCGGGATGTACAGGGCGGGCACCGCCATGGACCCGGTCTCGCTCGCCGTCGCCGTCGACGCCACCGCGGAGCTGCCGCCGCTGCCGGACCTCGGGGAGGACGCGAAACCCGCGTCCCCGGCCCCCGCGTCGACCTCCGCGCCGGCGCCGGCCCCGGCGAGGGCCTCCGACAGCGCCCCGGCCCCCACGGTCTGGATCGCCCTCGGCGCGGGCGTGGTGCTCGCCGCCGCAGTCGCCCTCGGCGCGGCCCTGCGCAAGCGCCGCCCCCGCACCACCGACTGA
- a CDS encoding plastocyanin/azurin family copper-binding protein: MNGTTNGTTPAPRTRRTRGRIALGLSGAALAGFLAACGGGGGGGAGTPAPAPPPSTATTGSTGTAGATQVKADLTDFHIALSPQPSQPGRYTFVAKNDGQHEHALEIEGNGAENRSSTLAPGESATLTVELTSGTYQVYCPVDGHKDLGMKTQITIGGATNGTAPSDGNGHGNGNGTGAGGGY, encoded by the coding sequence ATGAACGGAACCACGAACGGCACCACGCCCGCACCGCGCACCCGCCGAACCCGCGGCCGGATCGCCCTCGGCCTGTCGGGCGCGGCCCTGGCCGGCTTCCTGGCCGCCTGCGGAGGCGGCGGCGGAGGCGGCGCCGGCACCCCCGCCCCGGCCCCGCCGCCGTCCACGGCGACCACCGGGAGCACCGGTACCGCGGGGGCGACCCAGGTGAAGGCCGACCTGACCGACTTCCACATCGCGCTCTCCCCGCAGCCCTCCCAGCCGGGGCGGTACACCTTCGTCGCGAAGAACGACGGACAGCACGAGCACGCCCTGGAGATCGAGGGCAACGGCGCGGAGAACCGCAGCAGCACGCTCGCCCCGGGCGAATCGGCCACCCTCACGGTGGAGCTCACGTCCGGTACCTACCAGGTCTACTGCCCGGTCGACGGACACAAGGACCTGGGGATGAAGACGCAGATCACCATCGGCGGCGCGACGAACGGCACCGCCCCGAGCGACGGGAACGGCCATGGGAACGGAAACGGCACCGGCGCCGGCGGCGGCTACTAG